One part of the Bacteroidia bacterium genome encodes these proteins:
- a CDS encoding Ig-like domain-containing protein translates to MGTTTTKEKLPTFPAYRICEIARIPTIAQSSVKPFYFLLFFLTFSLSLPAEPLENLRSCTADAGSMSPDCANGEFCLIAGQVEISASSNGNAVIPAGYKSLYILTKGSGLAYIDSSSSPIFSVSQAGVYRMHHLVYEDDPSSPDYLDLSSFSPGQDDLNDLISLINSTGVCADLDQAGVYMRVRKCFIFFLIQARDDFLNTLTDQPVMGNIFNNDHLQTGQNYDLNVLGGPFNGSLALNPDGSMVYVPNPGFSGEDEFTYQICDDTYCPARCVQATVYIEVIDTQPTNNPPVANLDAVCIPEGSSIELDVRFNDIDQDGDALLSPTAHSAPSYGSVVYEANGNITYTPNAGFTGYDLFSYQVCDDASPSLCDIGLVTIRVKSSPNTGNPPIPMDDAITMPRNTGRFGQTVIVNDFEPDGDVINYSLDTPPTHGNVVFYSNGDYDYIPNTDYVGPDFFVYNMSDVDGSAKASVIITVHGNGSSFPVEWLDFTAREGDKGVELDWATASELNASHFEVERSMNGGDIFTKIGQLEAAGTSSEVNFYQFQDTDLPFSVRGKLVYRLKQVDLDGAFEYSKSVEIEIEALPGIQIKLFPNPVQDQLNLSWSGDVRLSSISILNLLGEVTYKKEWDLADKSGSEQVDVSQLSPGMYFFYYEGDRESGIRKIQIE, encoded by the coding sequence ATGGGAACTACAACCACCAAGGAAAAACTACCTACTTTTCCCGCTTACAGGATCTGTGAAATTGCACGAATACCTACTATTGCACAAAGTTCTGTAAAGCCATTTTACTTTCTACTTTTCTTCTTGACTTTCTCCCTAAGTCTTCCTGCTGAACCTTTGGAAAATTTGAGGAGTTGTACAGCAGATGCGGGGTCTATGAGCCCTGATTGCGCCAATGGAGAATTCTGCCTGATTGCCGGGCAGGTCGAAATAAGTGCCAGCTCCAATGGAAATGCTGTCATTCCAGCGGGCTATAAGAGCTTGTATATTCTGACCAAAGGAAGTGGACTCGCCTATATCGATTCTTCTTCCTCACCGATTTTCAGTGTCAGCCAGGCAGGGGTCTATCGCATGCATCATTTAGTGTATGAGGATGATCCTTCCAGCCCGGACTATTTAGACCTATCCTCTTTTAGTCCGGGACAAGACGATCTCAATGATCTGATCAGTCTTATAAACAGTACTGGTGTATGTGCGGATTTGGATCAGGCAGGTGTTTATATGCGAGTCCGGAAGTGTTTCATCTTTTTTCTCATCCAGGCAAGAGATGATTTCCTCAATACCCTGACAGATCAGCCGGTCATGGGGAACATTTTCAACAATGATCACCTGCAAACGGGTCAAAACTACGATCTGAATGTTCTGGGTGGTCCCTTCAATGGCAGCCTGGCCTTGAATCCGGATGGAAGTATGGTTTATGTACCCAATCCGGGCTTCAGCGGGGAAGATGAATTTACCTATCAAATATGTGATGATACCTATTGTCCGGCCAGATGTGTGCAGGCAACGGTTTATATAGAGGTGATCGATACCCAACCGACCAATAATCCTCCAGTGGCCAATCTGGATGCTGTCTGTATTCCGGAAGGAAGCAGCATAGAACTCGATGTTCGTTTCAATGATATAGATCAGGATGGAGATGCCTTACTGTCTCCAACTGCTCATAGTGCTCCTTCTTATGGAAGCGTAGTGTATGAGGCAAATGGAAATATCACCTATACGCCTAATGCCGGATTTACTGGCTATGATCTTTTTTCTTATCAAGTATGTGATGATGCCAGCCCTTCTCTTTGCGATATTGGATTGGTTACCATCAGGGTGAAATCCAGCCCCAATACAGGCAATCCTCCTATTCCTATGGACGATGCCATCACCATGCCCAGAAATACCGGTCGCTTCGGGCAAACCGTGATTGTTAATGATTTTGAACCGGATGGAGATGTTATCAATTATAGCCTGGATACGCCTCCAACGCATGGCAATGTAGTATTCTATTCCAATGGAGATTATGACTACATCCCCAATACCGATTATGTAGGTCCTGACTTCTTCGTTTATAATATGAGTGATGTGGATGGTTCGGCCAAAGCCAGTGTGATTATCACAGTACATGGTAATGGAAGTAGTTTCCCCGTAGAATGGTTAGACTTTACAGCCCGAGAGGGAGATAAGGGAGTAGAATTGGATTGGGCGACTGCTTCAGAATTGAATGCCAGCCATTTTGAGGTAGAAAGGTCAATGAATGGGGGAGATATCTTTACGAAAATCGGCCAGCTAGAAGCTGCAGGAACAAGTAGTGAGGTGAATTTCTACCAATTTCAGGATACTGATCTCCCTTTTTCTGTTAGGGGAAAATTAGTCTATAGACTTAAGCAGGTAGATTTGGATGGTGCTTTCGAATACAGCAAAAGCGTCGAAATCGAAATTGAAGCCCTTCCTGGCATTCAAATAAAGCTATTTCCTAACCCAGTACAGGATCAATTGAATCTAAGCTGGTCTGGTGATGTGCGGCTTTCCAGTATCAGTATCCTTAATCTTTTGGGAGAAGTGACTTACAAAAAAGAATGGGACCTGGCCGATAAAAGTGGCAGTGAGCAGGTGGATGTCAGCCAACTCAGCCCGGGTATGTACTTCTTTTATTATGAAGGAGATCGGGAGTCTGGAATTAGAAAAATTCAAATAGAATAA